DNA sequence from the Raineyella sp. LH-20 genome:
CGGGCGTGCCGAGCCGATCGCCGTCCCGGACGACCCGGCCACCGCACCGGTCCGCGACGCCCGCTACACCGAGGCTGACGAGGCGGTGGCCCGAGGCGATTTCGCGGCCGCCGAGGAGGCCTTCGACGCCTTGCTGCGGGCCAACCCGGCGGACAGCGAGGCCCGGCTCGGCAAGGTCCAGGCGGGCTTGTGGGCGCGCGCCGGGCAGGTCGACGCGGCCGGGGTCGAGGCACGGCTGGCGGCGGATCCGACCGACGCCGGCGCGGTGCTGGACGCCGCCGATCTGGCGATGGTGCAGGGCCGCGCCGCCGAGGCGTTCGCCCTGATCATCGGGCTGATCCGGACCACCGTCGGGGACGACCGGGAGCCGCTGCGGCGCCGCCTGCTCGACCTCTTCGAGACCCTCGATCCGGCCGATCCGGCGCTGGTGAAGGCCCGTCGCGACCTGGCGACCGCGCTGTTCTGAGCCGCGTGCCCCGGAACTGATCGCCCCGGAACTGAGCTGATCTGACCCGAGGATGGGTCCCCGCGGGCTTCCATGGGGCTGCCCTATGGAAGCCCGCAGGCACACCGGCGCCGGAGCCGCAGGGTCGGCCACGCGTACGGTGGACGACCCCGCGAAGCCGGCGGGGCGCGCAGCCCGCTCAGCCCTCGATGATGTTCGCCGCGCGGTGGGTGAACCACACCGCGGCCAGTGGCGGAACGACGACCGTGGCGCTCTGCCGCAGACCGTTGTTGGAGATCTCCTCGGTATGGATCTCGCCGAGGTTGCCCCACTCACCGGTGCCGTCGTACGCCGGGGAGTCGGTGTTGAGGATCTCGGTCCAGGCACCCGGCATCGGCAGCCCGATCCGGTAGTTGGTGTGCGGCACGGGGGAGAAGTTGACCACCGCGGCCAGCGCGTTCCCGGTGCGGTCGAACCGCAGGAAGCTGAACACGTTGGCAGCGGCGTCGTCGGCGTTGATCCAGCGGAAGCCGGCCGGATCCTGATCGAGTTCCCACAGCGCCGGGGTGGCCTTGTAGGCGGCGTTCAGGTCCTTGACCAGTTGCTGCAGGCCGTGGTGGCCCCAGTGCGGCTGGGCCAGCCAGTCGACACCCTGCTTGTCGTTGAACTCGCCGCGCTGGCCGAGCTCGCAGCCCTGGAAGATCAACTGCTTGCCCGGGTGGGCCCACATGAACGAGTAGTAGGCACGCAGCGTGGCGAACTTCTGCCAGTCGTCGCCGGGCACCTTGCCGAACATCGACCCCTTGCCGTGCACCACCTCGTCGTGGCTGATCGGCAGCACGAAGTTCTCCGAGTACTGGTAGACCATCGCGAACGTCATGTTGTTGTGGTGGTACTGCCGGTGGATCGGCTCGTGCTCGATGTAGCGCAGGGTGTCGTTCATCCACCCCATGTTCCACTTGAACCCGAAGCCGAGACCGCCCTGGTCGACCGGCTTGGTGATCCCGGGGAAGGAGGTCGACTCCTCGGCGATCATCACGCAGCCGGGCTGGCGCTCGTACAGATGCCGGTTGACGTAGCGCAGGAAGTCGATGGCCTCCAGATTCTCGTTGCCACCGTACTGGTTCGGGATCCACTGCCCGTCCTCGCGGGAGTAGTCCAGGTAGAGCATCGAGGCGACGGCGTCGACCCGCAGACCGTCGACGTGGAACTCGCTCAGCCAGTAGAGGGCGTTGGAGACCAGGAAGCTCTTCACCTCGTTGCGGCCGAAGTTGAAGATGTAGGTGCCCCAGTCGGGGTGCTCACCCAGCCGGGGGTCGGCGTGCTCGTAGAGGGCGGTGCCGTCGAACCGGCCGAGTGCCCACTCGTCCTTGGGGAAGTGACCGGGCACCCAGTCCATGATCACGCCGATGCCGGCCTGGTGCAGCCGGTCGATCAGGAAGCGCAGGTCGTCCGGGGTGCCGAACTTCGACATCGGGGCGAAGTAGCCGGTGACCTGATAGCCCCACGAGCCGGAGAACGGGTGCTGGGCGACCGGCATGAACTCGACGTGGGTGAAGCCCTGCCACTTGACGTACTCGACCAGGTCCTCGGCCAGCTCCTGGTAGGTCCGGCCGGGCTTCCAGGAGCCGAGGTGCACCTCGTAGACGCTCATCGGGGAGCGCCACAGCTCGGTCTTCGGCCGGTTCTCCATCCAGCCCTGGTCGTGCCAGGGAT
Encoded proteins:
- the glgB gene encoding 1,4-alpha-glucan branching protein GlgB; translation: MHDYFGGLTGWDLEGFHQGGDTEVWRRLGAHLCTVEDDQRGTLHGTRFAVWAPNAQQVQVIGDWNQWQGGADPLRLIPGTGCWGGFVEGIGEEALYKFRILGADGEWHEKADPMARKAEGPPNTASIVAVDNYPWHDQGWMENRPKTELWRSPMSVYEVHLGSWKPGRTYQELAEDLVEYVKWQGFTHVEFMPVAQHPFSGSWGYQVTGYFAPMSKFGTPDDLRFLIDRLHQAGIGVIMDWVPGHFPKDEWALGRFDGTALYEHADPRLGEHPDWGTYIFNFGRNEVKSFLVSNALYWLSEFHVDGLRVDAVASMLYLDYSREDGQWIPNQYGGNENLEAIDFLRYVNRHLYERQPGCVMIAEESTSFPGITKPVDQGGLGFGFKWNMGWMNDTLRYIEHEPIHRQYHHNNMTFAMVYQYSENFVLPISHDEVVHGKGSMFGKVPGDDWQKFATLRAYYSFMWAHPGKQLIFQGCELGQRGEFNDKQGVDWLAQPHWGHHGLQQLVKDLNAAYKATPALWELDQDPAGFRWINADDAAANVFSFLRFDRTGNALAAVVNFSPVPHTNYRIGLPMPGAWTEILNTDSPAYDGTGEWGNLGEIHTEEISNNGLRQSATVVVPPLAAVWFTHRAANIIEG
- a CDS encoding tetratricopeptide repeat protein, yielding MTNSTFNRPGAVDLSALAQQPAPSGRRGTRNSWVMEVDESTLEATIRRSLQHPVVLELTSSRVPGTDRLAADLAGLANAAEGRWLLARVDCDAHPQIAAALQIQAVPTVVGLLAGQAVPLFQGILPHDDIAAVIDQLLQAALANGIAGRAEPIAVPDDPATAPVRDARYTEADEAVARGDFAAAEEAFDALLRANPADSEARLGKVQAGLWARAGQVDAAGVEARLAADPTDAGAVLDAADLAMVQGRAAEAFALIIGLIRTTVGDDREPLRRRLLDLFETLDPADPALVKARRDLATALF